Part of the Ciona intestinalis unplaced genomic scaffold, KH HT000126.1, whole genome shotgun sequence genome, aaatttgtaattttattttcagatttaCGAAAAACCAATTGCAAAATGGGATCGTAGCTTTGTTATGTCTTTTGTGACGGGTATTCTACGTTACGGGGCATGCCATGTTCTCATAGATGTCCTcttatactatttctatgtgACCAGCATACACAGCGATGCAGCACTTTTGAAAAAAGTGCCGATTCATGCTCTATGCGGCCTTGCTTTATGTTACGTTCAAttcttctgtttaaaatacatggtTTTGTATGGATTGCCTGCCAGTGTTGCCAGGGCAGAAAACCTCAGTGTTCCCGGTGCATCTCACTGTGTGTCAGCCAAACACAGATTCACCGATATGTGGAAGTAAGTGGAAACACttttttgggtaaaattttGGCAAAACGtctgtttttaaatgcattaaaattttgtaaaaactgacattttaatatttcaatttttttacaaattttaaaatcgttaataatttttaaataaaaaattgtttttaaagtcaataatttaaatgtgCCCATTGGCAGAcaataaactgaaaaaaataatagttaagaaaaaaattttaactttacaaaaaaaataaatgtatataatcacccacaaagttacaaacgtggtaacttgtaagcgggcacgaggtgtatgaaacagaacactcgtgttaaatgacagtcgttgcccgccatacgaggataaataagttacataggtggtaacttgtaagcgggcacgaggtgtatgaaacagaacacccgtgttataacgacagtcgttgcccgccatacgaggataaataagttacatacgtcgtaacttgtaagcgggcacgaggtgtgttgTAAACTGTTTATCGTGTCTGTTCACTGTAGACTTATTGCGCCTTACGCGCTCTAAGCATTGTTGCCCGAGGTTGCCTTGCCGCCATGTCCTTCTTTCCTTGTGTTAGACTTATCGTGCTGCAGTGTTCACTGTATTAAAGTAATAGTATGCAAAGGTTGTTGTGTTGAGTATGAATGTAGTACCTTAGAATTACGTTATATATTGTGCGCTTTGTGTATTTAACGTTGTGTGCGTTTGCAGATGCAGTCCAATAAAGCCTATATTATTGAAACTTGTAATTAGGTTAcgacaaggtgtatgaaacagaacacccctgttataacgactgccgttgccccaccatgcgatagttacattgatttttaattctcccatttagttttattttaaacttttttttacgttttaaaatttacaatcagtacttgtttcaaatttaaaattaattcccCCTATTTTCCAGGTACTTTGACAAAGGTTTGCACAATTGGTTGTTACGTTACATATATTTTCCCCTGGGTGGTTATTCAAAACACGACAGCTTTATAAAATCGACCGTAAATTCAGCAATACCATTTGTGTTTGTGTACATTTGGCATGGCATGCATACGTCACATTTGTACTGGGCGGCCGTCAACTGGCTTGGGGTTTATGTCGAAAAAATAGCGATGGATGTTTACAGAAGTGAACGGGTCAAAATGTTCGAGgtgaatttttgtttatttgtgttttttgacagtgagcatgaggtgtatgaatacaccatgtgtgtctggtgtataagaagacacctatgttataacccaacagtgagcatgaggtgtatgaatacaccatgtgtgtctggtgtataagaagacacccatgttataacccaacagtgagcatgaggtgtatgaatacaccatgtgtgtctggtgtataagaagacacccatgttataactcgacagttagcatgaggtgtatgaatacaccatatgtgtctggtgtataggaagacacccatgttattactcgacagtgagcatgaggtgtatgaatacaccatgtgtgtctggtgtataagaagacacccatgttattactcgacagtgagcatgaggtgtatgaatacaccatgtgtgtctggtgtataagaagacacccatgttataactcgacagtgagcatgaggtctTACACAACTATCCACAGGCAAAATACTTGAGCGAAACAAACAGCAGAAGATTACGAGCCGTGTTCTCTtctttgcctttttctcttttaatcGTCTCAAATCTCTATTTTCTTGGAGGGACAGAAgttggaaatatttatatgcGCCGGACATATACTGAAAGTAAGTAATGTTAActggctcactgtggtggctacgattcagtgtgtgtctcgtaactggaggctcccaggttgaaggctcactgtggtggctacgattacgattcagtgtgtgcctcgtaactggaggctcccaggttcaaggctcactgtggtggctacgattcagtgtgtgtctcgtaactggaggctcccaggttcaaggctcactgtggtggctacgattacattcagtgtgtgtctcgtaactggaggctcccaggttcaaggctcactgtggtggctacgattcagtgtgtgtctcgtaactggaggctcccaggttcaaggctcactgtggtggctacgattacgattcagtgtgtgtctcgtaactggaggctcccaggttcaaggctcactgtggtggctacgattcagtgagtgcctcgtaactggaggctcccaggttcaaggctcactgtggtggctacgattcagtgtgtgtctCGTAACTAGAGGCTTCCAgtttcaaggctcactgtggtggctacgatttaGTGTGTGTCTCGTAACTAGAGGCTTCCAgtttcaaggctcactgtggtatAACATATGTGTATCATAAATATTCCATCTATTTTACAGATATCGCATCAACTTTGTTAATACatgttgtgttatattttgGAGTCCAAACATCGATGGAAATAAGTTC contains:
- the LOC100185995 gene encoding protein-cysteine N-palmitoyltransferase HHAT isoform X2, encoding MKKNSESLTRLYPVLPKFEIVFYVVAWIFFYFWAVLQVFYISNDITVPALRRGDLEVKRNLFQPSRSLKHRFFCSAIFSILFCFYFFGWLCVVLLLAQTFIVFFVAFLTRNTVCTWVTSIVVLLLLTYKQTIDFLQIQIPDDYLLVMYICTCTMCNLRYIAFSLELCWQKSNSKNCDKNSTVVSSLDGSIGHVAKNLILYQFYFPLLVGGPIINYNDFCKQIYEKPIAKWDRSFVMSFVTGILRYGACHVLIDVLLYYFYVTSIHSDAALLKKVPIHALCGLALCYVQFFCLKYMVLYGLPASVARAENLSVPGASHCVSAKHRFTDMWKYFDKGLHNWLLRYIYFPLGGYSKHDSFIKSTVNSAIPFVFVYIWHGMHTSHLYWAAVNWLGVYVEKIAMDVYRSERVKMFEAKYLSETNSRRLRAVFSSLPFSLLIVSNLYFLGGTEVGNIYMRRTYTENIASTLLIHVVLYFGVQTSMEISSYQMSKTKQA